The proteins below are encoded in one region of Reichenbachiella sp. 5M10:
- a CDS encoding RNA polymerase sigma factor, with translation MPLEENDLIKGCLKGERHAQEALYKQYASQMYVVCLRYTRAQQEAEDILQESFIKVFKDLKSFKRNSSLFYWIKRVVINTALNYQRSKLYLYPMVDVEEMKNTQSNEAKLSEYSMDELLQMIQTLPQSSQVIFNLYAIEGYKHKEIAEMLEISEGTSKSQFARARQLLQNKMQETKKNYGRG, from the coding sequence ATGCCGCTAGAGGAAAATGACTTAATCAAAGGCTGTCTCAAGGGAGAGCGACATGCACAAGAGGCGCTGTACAAACAGTATGCCTCACAAATGTATGTTGTATGTCTACGATACACACGTGCCCAACAGGAAGCCGAAGACATCCTGCAGGAATCATTCATCAAAGTATTCAAAGATTTGAAAAGTTTCAAACGGAATTCGTCACTCTTTTATTGGATCAAACGAGTAGTGATCAATACCGCGCTCAACTACCAACGAAGCAAACTCTATCTCTATCCCATGGTGGATGTAGAAGAAATGAAAAACACACAGAGCAATGAGGCTAAACTCTCTGAGTACAGTATGGACGAACTCCTGCAAATGATCCAAACGTTGCCTCAGAGTAGTCAGGTGATTTTCAATTTGTATGCCATAGAAGGGTACAAACACAAAGAGATCGCAGAAATGCTAGAAATTAGTGAAGGGACATCAAAGTCCCAATTTGCTAGAGCAAGACAGCTCCTGCAAAACAAAATGCAAGAAACGAAAAAGAATTATGGACGAGGCTGA
- a CDS encoding type IX secretion system plug protein domain-containing protein, which produces MNAIQQKQVMMRLMILCVVLGMNSYAQAQSDKLYQNEVFHEDVGVVQLYPVLQVGNEEMEEPIIPIGQTTSLLLKFDMLTEEYDNLQAKIVHCNADWTQSALNDIEFLYDYNAFDLRDFDYSVNTLTLYVNYWMVMPKVKRSGNYAVVVYRDNRPNEVLFTRRFVVFEQLVGLTPTLRSSTTVRYRLNNQQIDFAMNYSSISTNNPMGEFKVVLRQNNRWDNAIVGLQPTSVNRASNTLEYRHFNAENNFKGGNEFRFFDIRVFNFRGMNVANIRKDPRGIDAYLVTDKSRTNAVYSQVRDMNGTFFIGTNESGASYLESDYIRVHFDLKTSPVQEDVYVIGAFNNWKKDKGSILKYNSQTQSYQAEVLLKQGVYDYMYWVDGPNPYLFEGSYYQTQNDYDILVYYRGFTDLADRVVGYASFASEF; this is translated from the coding sequence ATGAATGCGATCCAACAGAAACAAGTGATGATGAGATTGATGATTTTGTGTGTAGTACTGGGGATGAATAGTTATGCTCAAGCTCAAAGTGATAAACTGTATCAAAATGAGGTTTTTCATGAAGACGTGGGGGTGGTACAGCTTTATCCCGTTTTGCAGGTGGGCAATGAGGAAATGGAAGAGCCGATTATTCCAATTGGGCAGACGACCTCTCTGCTGTTGAAGTTCGATATGTTGACAGAGGAATACGACAACCTACAAGCGAAGATCGTTCATTGCAATGCGGATTGGACACAGTCTGCCCTCAATGATATCGAGTTCTTGTATGATTACAATGCGTTTGATTTGCGAGACTTTGATTATTCTGTCAATACCCTGACGCTCTATGTCAACTATTGGATGGTCATGCCTAAGGTGAAACGATCGGGGAACTATGCCGTCGTGGTGTATCGCGACAATCGTCCCAATGAGGTGCTGTTTACAAGGCGATTTGTGGTGTTTGAGCAGCTCGTCGGGTTGACGCCAACCCTAAGGTCATCTACGACAGTGCGCTACCGACTCAATAATCAACAGATTGATTTTGCGATGAATTATTCTTCTATTTCTACCAACAACCCTATGGGCGAGTTCAAAGTCGTGCTGCGCCAAAATAATCGATGGGACAATGCCATCGTGGGCTTGCAACCCACCAGTGTCAATCGTGCTTCTAATACGCTTGAATACCGCCATTTCAACGCAGAGAATAACTTTAAGGGAGGGAATGAGTTTCGGTTCTTTGACATTCGAGTATTTAACTTTAGGGGGATGAATGTCGCCAATATCCGAAAAGACCCCAGAGGAATAGACGCCTATCTGGTGACTGATAAAAGCCGTACCAATGCAGTTTACTCACAAGTACGTGACATGAATGGAACGTTCTTTATAGGGACCAACGAGTCTGGAGCGAGCTATTTGGAGTCAGATTATATTCGGGTACATTTTGACTTGAAGACCTCACCGGTACAAGAGGATGTGTATGTGATCGGGGCATTCAACAATTGGAAAAAAGATAAAGGGAGTATTTTGAAGTACAATTCGCAAACTCAATCGTATCAAGCGGAGGTATTGCTTAAGCAGGGGGTTTATGATTATATGTATTGGGTAGATGGACCTAATCCATATTTATTTGAGGGGTCTTATTACCAAACGCAAAATGATTATGATATCCTCGTGTATTATAGAGGGTTCACTGACCTAGCAGATCGAGTTGTGGGTTATGCATCCTTTGCCTCTGAGTTTTGA
- a CDS encoding sterol desaturase family protein: MEELLEFFTHVPTWFRASLLIGGLVVFWLLEGILPLFRFSYHKFKHAGVNLFLTLTTMIVGFGMAGLLLMASDYVSTHQIGVLYLVPMPIWLQVITGVLLLDAIGAYLVHWVEHRVRWMWKFHLVHHTDTHIDVTSGLRHHPGETVFRIGFTILAVILIGAPMGVVMLYQSLSVLFAHLTHANTPLFGKIDRAMSYIFVTPNMHKVHHHYRQPWTDTNYGNIFSLWDRLFGTFQYVEDLDKLKYGIDTHLDPKENENLGNLLRIPFQKYRQSNYQNSEAKDA, encoded by the coding sequence ATGGAAGAGTTACTAGAGTTTTTCACACACGTCCCGACGTGGTTTCGGGCGAGCCTGCTCATTGGTGGACTGGTGGTGTTTTGGCTACTCGAAGGTATACTCCCTTTGTTTCGGTTTTCCTATCACAAATTCAAGCATGCAGGAGTCAATCTTTTCTTGACATTGACCACCATGATCGTAGGGTTCGGCATGGCAGGATTACTTCTGATGGCTTCTGATTATGTATCGACCCATCAGATTGGGGTTCTATATCTCGTACCTATGCCCATATGGCTACAAGTCATCACCGGGGTATTGCTCCTAGACGCCATCGGTGCGTATCTCGTTCATTGGGTAGAGCATCGCGTACGATGGATGTGGAAGTTCCACTTGGTACACCACACAGATACTCACATAGACGTGACTTCTGGCCTGCGGCACCACCCAGGTGAGACGGTTTTTCGTATTGGGTTCACCATACTCGCAGTGATCCTCATCGGTGCTCCTATGGGTGTGGTCATGCTCTACCAAAGCCTATCTGTATTATTTGCACACTTGACCCACGCCAACACTCCCCTTTTCGGAAAAATAGACCGAGCCATGAGTTATATCTTTGTCACACCCAACATGCATAAAGTACACCACCACTACCGACAACCATGGACTGACACCAACTACGGCAATATTTTCTCGCTTTGGGACCGCCTGTTTGGTACTTTCCAGTACGTAGAAGATCTGGACAAACTAAAATACGGTATAGATACCCATCTCGACCCTAAAGAAAACGAAAACCTTGGCAACCTCCTTCGTATTCCTTTTCAGAAATACCGACAATCAAACTATCAAAACTCAGAGGCAAAGGATGCATAA
- a CDS encoding aldehyde dehydrogenase family protein, with protein MSTLPVYAPFDRALIKEVPMHNAQEVQAVIDRAYGLYQDRTLWLEKYRRIEILEKIVVLMEERYDEIVFQSAQEGGKPLTDTRAEMDRAINGVKLAIQYVGQQGGKEIPMGQTAASVNRVAYTSREPIGVVASLSAFNHPINLIVHQTIPAIAVGSPVIIKPASATPLTCLLMQEVYTDAGLPEGWCTTVICDRGISEMLVTSLKVNFMSFIGSGKVGWSLRSKLAPGTRCALEHGGVAPVIVEPDADRSTMIPALAKGAFYHAGQVCVSVQRIYVHESILEEVVEELDEAARAMKVGDPLLVDTEVGPLIEPSEVDRVHAWVTEAKGRGAKIICGGEILSETCYPPTIVVNPPEEAKLSTEEVFGPVVCVYSYSDRNEAIRRANGLPYAFQASVYTKDLNVALDTVKKLNATAVMVNDHTAFRVDWMPFGGRDQSGLGIGSIPDSMHDMSREKMMVIKSVVL; from the coding sequence ATGTCTACACTACCTGTATACGCGCCTTTCGACCGTGCATTGATCAAGGAAGTTCCTATGCACAATGCACAAGAAGTACAAGCCGTCATTGATCGTGCATACGGTTTATATCAGGATCGTACCCTATGGTTGGAAAAATATCGTAGGATCGAGATTCTAGAAAAAATTGTGGTCTTGATGGAGGAGCGTTACGACGAAATCGTCTTTCAATCGGCGCAAGAAGGGGGCAAACCTCTGACGGATACGCGTGCCGAAATGGATCGAGCGATCAACGGGGTAAAACTGGCTATTCAATATGTCGGACAGCAAGGGGGGAAAGAAATACCAATGGGACAGACGGCTGCCTCGGTCAATAGGGTCGCTTACACCTCACGAGAACCTATCGGAGTGGTGGCCTCTCTCAGTGCTTTCAATCATCCCATCAACTTGATCGTACATCAAACGATCCCAGCGATAGCCGTCGGGTCTCCAGTGATCATCAAGCCAGCCTCGGCGACTCCATTGACCTGTCTGCTGATGCAGGAGGTGTATACTGACGCAGGATTGCCAGAGGGGTGGTGCACTACTGTCATCTGCGACCGAGGCATTTCGGAGATGTTGGTGACGAGCCTTAAGGTCAATTTCATGTCCTTCATAGGCTCGGGAAAAGTCGGTTGGTCGCTGCGATCAAAATTAGCGCCGGGGACTCGATGTGCTCTAGAGCATGGAGGGGTTGCTCCGGTGATTGTAGAGCCAGATGCGGATCGTAGTACCATGATTCCAGCTTTGGCCAAAGGTGCTTTTTACCATGCGGGGCAAGTATGTGTGTCTGTCCAGAGGATCTACGTCCATGAGTCGATACTGGAGGAGGTCGTCGAAGAGTTGGATGAAGCTGCACGAGCTATGAAAGTAGGAGATCCTCTCTTGGTGGATACGGAGGTTGGCCCACTGATCGAGCCTAGTGAAGTGGATCGTGTGCATGCTTGGGTGACAGAGGCCAAGGGCAGGGGAGCAAAAATCATCTGTGGGGGGGAGATCTTGTCCGAAACGTGCTATCCTCCGACGATAGTGGTTAACCCTCCAGAGGAGGCCAAGCTGTCTACGGAAGAGGTGTTTGGACCAGTGGTTTGTGTGTACAGCTATAGTGATCGCAACGAGGCGATTCGTCGTGCCAATGGCTTGCCCTACGCATTTCAAGCGTCCGTATACACCAAAGATCTCAACGTGGCATTGGACACAGTCAAAAAGCTCAATGCCACAGCAGTGATGGTCAATGATCACACAGCCTTTAGGGTGGATTGGATGCCTTTCGGTGGGAGAGACCAGTCGGGGCTTGGGATTGGAAGTATCCCTGATAGTATGCATGACATGTCAAGAGAAAAAATGATGGTGATAAAGAGCGTCGTTTTATAA
- a CDS encoding porin: MKQIGTLTLLLFISMAFRASGQDSTKVVMDYGLQGLSFSYGEDYKMNMQWHLQFRYAYRTGANPDFYVEDEDNLNGSFNIQRARIKVSGHAFKPYVEYYLMYDFPSNNFLNWDVTIRKKPELQFRLGQWKVNYNTERYVAADKQLMVDRSLVNRFFTFDRQIGMMLMGDVFRGKAGSSRYQVSVYNGEGLNADNENRYYLWTVRYQWNFSRTRPKMFFADIERSQKPIGFLAVAIAENVSGYTQFSSDGGGQLPGFSVGTKNQYRLRQATAELMLKYKGFSMMTEAHLKNVYDHVSDETTEILGGYIQGGYFFNELFDWVPRPFQLAGRIGVVHQDNFSQGQREWTIGANWFFIGHNNKLTFDFSRLDNVDFEDTGDEFRMRIQWNFSF, encoded by the coding sequence ATGAAGCAGATTGGTACACTTACTCTATTGTTGTTCATCTCTATGGCCTTTCGCGCTAGTGGACAGGATAGCACCAAGGTTGTGATGGACTATGGCCTTCAGGGGCTGTCATTTTCGTATGGAGAGGACTACAAAATGAATATGCAATGGCACTTGCAGTTTAGATACGCTTATCGCACAGGCGCCAATCCTGATTTTTATGTAGAGGATGAAGACAACCTCAATGGGTCATTCAATATTCAGAGGGCACGGATCAAGGTCTCAGGGCATGCTTTTAAACCCTATGTCGAATACTATCTGATGTATGACTTTCCTAGCAATAATTTTCTCAACTGGGATGTGACGATCAGGAAAAAGCCGGAATTGCAGTTTAGGTTGGGCCAATGGAAGGTCAACTACAATACCGAGCGTTATGTGGCTGCAGACAAACAACTGATGGTGGATCGATCGCTGGTCAATCGATTTTTTACTTTCGATCGTCAAATCGGGATGATGTTGATGGGAGATGTGTTTAGAGGCAAAGCTGGATCGAGCCGTTACCAGGTGAGTGTATACAATGGTGAAGGGCTAAATGCAGACAATGAAAACCGCTACTATCTATGGACGGTTAGGTATCAGTGGAATTTTTCACGAACTAGACCCAAAATGTTTTTTGCAGATATCGAGCGATCTCAAAAGCCAATCGGTTTTTTGGCGGTGGCCATTGCTGAGAACGTTTCAGGTTATACTCAGTTTTCTAGTGACGGAGGAGGGCAGTTGCCTGGGTTCAGTGTAGGAACGAAAAACCAATACCGACTTAGGCAAGCTACTGCGGAACTGATGCTGAAGTACAAGGGGTTTTCGATGATGACAGAAGCTCATCTCAAAAATGTGTATGATCATGTGTCCGATGAGACCACCGAGATTCTGGGAGGGTATATTCAAGGAGGCTATTTTTTCAATGAGCTTTTCGATTGGGTCCCCAGGCCTTTTCAATTGGCAGGTAGAATAGGTGTGGTGCATCAAGATAATTTTTCTCAGGGACAAAGAGAGTGGACGATTGGAGCCAATTGGTTTTTTATTGGGCACAATAATAAGCTAACCTTTGATTTTTCTAGGTTGGACAATGTGGATTTCGAAGACACAGGAGATGAGTTTAGAATGCGAATCCAATGGAATTTTTCTTTTTAG
- a CDS encoding Dabb family protein: protein MKMEKTRNFSHSVLFWLKEPEDVVIRQKFESEAKKLIASSQYAHFSHFGTPAGTDRAVVDNSYTYSMIVTFESVDDHDKYQVEPAHVHFIEQCKELWSKVTIYDVLSL, encoded by the coding sequence ATGAAAATGGAAAAGACGAGAAATTTTTCTCATAGTGTGTTGTTTTGGTTGAAGGAGCCTGAGGATGTTGTCATACGTCAAAAATTTGAATCAGAAGCAAAGAAGCTAATTGCATCGTCTCAATATGCACATTTTAGCCACTTTGGTACGCCAGCAGGGACAGATAGAGCGGTAGTAGACAATAGCTACACTTACTCGATGATCGTGACCTTCGAATCGGTAGATGATCATGACAAGTACCAAGTAGAGCCCGCGCACGTGCACTTCATTGAGCAATGCAAGGAGCTCTGGAGCAAGGTGACTATCTATGACGTATTGAGTCTATGA
- a CDS encoding DUF4421 domain-containing protein, giving the protein MSRISCTFLFLFLSSTLWAQETPLDTANLNYDPHYIIDYSDKLSIRVLNVIKFSQVLHHDDSTGKSIIYRPNENVNIGFGVSTEWLSLAASFGMPFLNNDNDIFGKTTALDFTSSIYLRKVAIDLLFQFYQGFFLANPQDLIPGYSSSQYPTRRDLTTLNMGTSAVYIFNHKRFSYRAAYTQSERQFKSAGSFLAGLYINAYRMEADSSLIPSDLIYANPNNDFRDINFYNLGITGGYAYTAVIYHKIYVSASLTIGLGPQIERARATDIREGYNRTILDTSATAKLALGYNGKRAFGGVSWYGLATGTKHENEAYLQRSTNNIRLYFGMRFHKPKFLSNSRMF; this is encoded by the coding sequence ATGAGCAGAATCAGTTGCACGTTTCTATTCCTATTTCTTTCATCCACCCTATGGGCACAAGAGACTCCTTTGGATACGGCAAATCTGAATTATGACCCACACTACATCATAGACTATTCGGACAAGTTATCGATACGTGTACTCAACGTAATCAAATTCAGTCAGGTCCTCCACCATGACGACTCGACAGGTAAATCAATCATCTATCGACCCAACGAAAATGTAAACATTGGTTTTGGAGTCAGTACAGAGTGGTTGTCCCTAGCAGCATCCTTTGGCATGCCTTTTCTCAACAACGACAATGACATCTTTGGCAAAACCACCGCACTTGACTTCACCAGCAGCATCTATCTCAGAAAAGTCGCCATTGACTTGCTATTCCAGTTTTACCAAGGCTTCTTCCTAGCCAACCCTCAAGATCTCATCCCGGGCTACTCCTCTTCTCAATACCCTACACGACGGGACCTCACCACACTAAACATGGGAACCTCTGCCGTATACATCTTCAATCACAAGAGATTTTCTTACAGAGCAGCCTACACGCAGTCTGAGAGACAGTTCAAAAGTGCAGGCTCATTCCTCGCAGGTTTATACATCAACGCCTACCGTATGGAAGCTGACTCTAGCTTAATCCCTAGCGATCTCATATACGCCAACCCCAACAATGATTTTCGCGATATTAATTTTTACAATTTGGGAATCACAGGAGGGTACGCCTATACGGCTGTCATTTACCACAAGATCTACGTCTCCGCCTCTCTTACCATAGGACTAGGTCCACAGATCGAGAGAGCAAGAGCTACTGACATTCGAGAAGGCTATAATAGGACTATTTTAGACACCTCCGCCACCGCCAAACTCGCTCTAGGCTACAACGGCAAACGAGCCTTTGGTGGAGTCTCATGGTATGGCTTAGCAACGGGTACAAAGCATGAAAACGAGGCATATCTACAACGCAGCACCAACAACATTCGACTATACTTTGGCATGCGTTTTCACAAACCCAAATTCCTGAGCAACTCCCGAATGTTCTAA
- a CDS encoding HAD family phosphatase translates to MQSVTIPVPAEAKGLIFDLDGTVIDSMPLHYKAYNHSLEPWGVTYPHDVFLSRGGIPTQDTMHIISEENNIVDFDVALALQRKRTYVDANLDQITLIQPIMEIIKEYHGQVPMAVGTGSNRDTVERMFAMFGLGQYFEHVVTATDVSQFKPHPETFLKCAELIQIAPKDCVVFEDGKPGMVAAETAGMQVVDVTQYL, encoded by the coding sequence ATGCAATCAGTCACCATTCCAGTACCCGCAGAAGCAAAAGGGCTCATATTTGACCTGGACGGAACCGTCATCGATTCCATGCCCCTCCACTACAAAGCATACAACCATAGTCTAGAACCTTGGGGGGTCACCTATCCACACGATGTGTTTTTGAGCCGAGGCGGCATCCCCACCCAGGACACCATGCACATCATCAGCGAAGAGAACAACATTGTTGATTTCGATGTAGCACTCGCTTTGCAGCGAAAAAGAACCTATGTCGACGCGAATCTCGATCAAATCACTCTGATCCAACCCATCATGGAAATCATCAAAGAGTACCACGGACAAGTACCAATGGCTGTAGGTACTGGAAGCAACCGAGATACAGTCGAACGCATGTTTGCCATGTTTGGCTTGGGACAGTACTTTGAGCACGTCGTGACTGCTACGGACGTGAGCCAGTTCAAACCACATCCCGAAACCTTCCTCAAGTGTGCAGAGCTGATCCAGATTGCCCCAAAAGATTGCGTGGTGTTCGAAGACGGCAAACCAGGGATGGTGGCCGCTGAAACTGCCGGTATGCAAGTAGTGGATGTGACACAATATTTGTAG
- a CDS encoding GNAT family N-acetyltransferase has protein sequence MISDTYRYEDGLESERLRTRFLALEDVETWKNFYLSEGNAQYLLGLGGKTPEDNARLAVERQLKRYVERSYGLQALIERHSGKLIGQCGLLSQDINGRRELEIGYQLFNDSWGRGYATEAAVLFRNYGFERLGAESIISIIATGNLPSQKVALRNGMHREEEVLYMGIPVYVYRLTREDWRSL, from the coding sequence ATGATTTCGGATACCTACAGATATGAGGATGGGCTGGAGTCAGAGCGTCTAAGGACTCGTTTTTTGGCACTTGAGGATGTTGAGACTTGGAAGAATTTCTATCTCAGTGAAGGGAATGCCCAGTACCTGCTTGGTCTCGGTGGAAAAACGCCAGAAGACAACGCGCGCTTGGCGGTAGAGCGTCAACTCAAGCGCTATGTAGAGCGCAGTTATGGGCTGCAAGCGCTGATCGAGAGGCATAGTGGGAAGCTGATAGGGCAGTGTGGACTGCTTAGTCAAGATATCAATGGCCGGAGAGAGTTGGAGATAGGTTATCAGCTATTCAACGATAGCTGGGGGAGGGGTTATGCGACTGAAGCAGCGGTGCTATTTAGGAATTATGGATTTGAGAGACTTGGGGCAGAGTCTATCATTTCGATTATAGCTACTGGCAATCTGCCGTCTCAAAAGGTGGCTCTCCGCAATGGCATGCATAGAGAGGAGGAGGTCTTGTACATGGGTATCCCGGTGTATGTTTACCGTCTCACACGAGAGGACTGGAGGAGTTTGTAA
- a CDS encoding YccF domain-containing protein, protein MKTIGNVIWLVFGGVFIAIEYLVSSIALMVTIIGIPFGLQTLKLAMLALWPFGSEVRSAPQSVGCLSTVMNIIWFFVGGVWICLSHLGFGILFAITIVGLPFAQQHFKLAGLALTPFGREVVDRA, encoded by the coding sequence ATGAAAACAATCGGAAATGTAATTTGGTTAGTGTTTGGTGGGGTATTCATCGCCATCGAATATTTGGTTAGCAGTATTGCTCTTATGGTGACGATCATAGGGATACCGTTTGGACTACAGACGCTCAAATTGGCTATGTTGGCGCTTTGGCCTTTTGGTAGTGAAGTGCGGAGTGCCCCTCAATCAGTGGGGTGTTTGTCTACTGTGATGAATATCATTTGGTTCTTTGTCGGAGGGGTATGGATTTGCTTGTCTCACTTGGGGTTTGGGATTCTTTTCGCGATCACGATAGTGGGGCTTCCTTTTGCACAGCAGCATTTTAAACTCGCGGGGCTTGCGCTGACTCCCTTCGGTAGGGAAGTGGTGGATAGAGCTTAG
- a CDS encoding trans-aconitate 2-methyltransferase, with protein sequence MSELSEEQLIQEEQYSFPYHYIPQGKPNFTISYYWAWGINYVAATEFLIEKLEKINFRKLIDVGTGDGRLVKDFSAKFPEQKIVGVDYSAHAIKLAQVLNPTCEFRSLDIFTEDLEEKFDCLSLIEVFEHIPLDMAAGFAKRIAHYVEDKGDVIITVPHKNKPLIDKHYQHFTKESLYAYYEEDFDLIEVEYIQKSSVAASMIKGLLSNGLFVLNAQGLKNTLYGWFSKYCFRANENNGTRLYMHLRKK encoded by the coding sequence ATGTCGGAGTTATCAGAAGAGCAATTGATCCAAGAGGAACAGTATAGTTTTCCATACCATTATATCCCGCAGGGCAAGCCCAATTTTACGATTTCGTACTATTGGGCATGGGGCATCAACTATGTGGCAGCTACGGAATTCTTGATTGAAAAACTGGAAAAGATCAACTTTAGAAAGTTGATCGATGTAGGGACTGGTGATGGACGTTTGGTCAAAGATTTTTCAGCTAAGTTTCCAGAGCAGAAGATTGTAGGTGTGGATTATTCGGCACATGCTATCAAACTCGCGCAAGTACTCAATCCAACTTGTGAATTTAGGTCCTTGGATATTTTTACAGAGGATCTTGAAGAAAAGTTTGACTGTCTGTCTTTGATAGAGGTGTTTGAGCATATCCCACTGGATATGGCGGCAGGGTTTGCCAAGCGTATTGCGCACTATGTAGAGGACAAAGGGGATGTGATTATCACTGTACCTCACAAGAACAAGCCCTTGATAGATAAACATTATCAACATTTCACGAAAGAGAGTCTATATGCCTACTACGAAGAGGATTTTGATTTGATCGAAGTAGAGTATATTCAGAAATCCAGCGTAGCTGCCAGTATGATCAAAGGACTCTTGTCCAATGGTCTGTTTGTACTCAATGCGCAGGGCTTGAAGAATACCTTGTATGGGTGGTTTAGCAAATATTGTTTTAGGGCCAATGAGAATAACGGGACTCGCTTGTACATGCATTTGAGAAAGAAATAA
- a CDS encoding (Fe-S)-binding protein: protein MTFISQIIFVIVLAIPTYLIVNRIRKIRANILRGKELDRKDNSSSRWKTMLLIAFGQKKMFKKPVPAFLHLLIYVGFLVINLEVLEFVIDGLLGTHRVFAPYLGSFYNMAMNFFEFLALGVLVSCVIFLIRRNVIKVPRFTKPEMKGWPAMDGNLILLIEIALMMAILKMNAADQVLQAREVVGYHETGKLWISSVLVPIMEMFDTSFLILVERGAWWFHIVGIMAFALYVTYSKHLHIFLAFPNTYYSNLNPKGKIANMDAVTTEVKSMIGMPVEAPAANPDEIGRFGAKDATDLTWKSLMESYTCTECGRCTSECPANLTGKALSPRKIMMDTRDRIEEIGKGEGVEKSLLGDYITKEEINACTSCNACTEACPINIDPLAIILEMKRYVAMEESGSPASWNAMFANIETNFAPWKFAPSDRFNWAEELKNDKK from the coding sequence ATGACCTTCATATCTCAGATCATCTTTGTGATCGTCTTGGCTATCCCGACCTATTTGATAGTCAATAGAATACGGAAGATTCGAGCCAATATCCTGCGAGGGAAGGAGCTCGATCGAAAAGATAATTCTTCCAGCAGGTGGAAGACCATGTTGCTGATCGCTTTTGGTCAGAAGAAAATGTTTAAGAAGCCTGTTCCAGCCTTTTTGCACTTGCTCATCTATGTGGGCTTTCTCGTGATCAACCTAGAGGTACTGGAGTTTGTGATCGATGGACTCCTTGGGACACATCGTGTCTTTGCGCCATATTTGGGTTCGTTTTACAATATGGCGATGAACTTCTTTGAGTTTTTGGCTTTGGGTGTTTTGGTGAGTTGTGTGATTTTTTTGATTCGTCGCAATGTGATCAAAGTTCCCCGCTTCACCAAACCAGAGATGAAAGGCTGGCCTGCAATGGATGGCAATTTGATACTCTTGATCGAGATTGCCTTGATGATGGCAATACTGAAAATGAATGCAGCGGATCAAGTTCTGCAGGCCCGAGAAGTAGTGGGTTATCATGAGACGGGCAAATTGTGGATTTCATCTGTGCTCGTACCGATTATGGAGATGTTCGATACGAGCTTCTTGATACTGGTAGAGCGTGGAGCATGGTGGTTTCACATTGTAGGGATTATGGCTTTTGCATTGTATGTGACCTATTCGAAGCACCTTCATATCTTTTTGGCCTTCCCGAACACCTATTATTCTAATTTGAATCCTAAGGGAAAAATAGCAAATATGGATGCGGTGACTACTGAGGTGAAATCGATGATCGGCATGCCTGTAGAGGCGCCCGCAGCGAACCCTGATGAGATCGGACGGTTTGGAGCGAAAGACGCTACTGACCTGACTTGGAAGAGCCTGATGGAGTCCTATACCTGTACCGAATGTGGACGCTGTACGTCAGAGTGCCCTGCTAACCTCACGGGTAAAGCACTCTCTCCGCGTAAGATCATGATGGATACCCGGGATAGAATCGAAGAAATAGGAAAAGGTGAAGGGGTGGAAAAGAGCTTATTGGGAGATTATATCACCAAAGAAGAGATCAATGCCTGTACAAGCTGTAACGCTTGTACAGAAGCGTGTCCAATCAACATCGACCCTCTTGCGATCATCCTAGAGATGAAGCGCTATGTAGCGATGGAGGAATCTGGATCCCCTGCATCATGGAACGCCATGTTTGCCAACATTGAGACCAATTTTGCTCCATGGAAATTCGCGCCAAGCGATCGGTTCAACTGGGCAGAAGAATTGAAAAACGACAAAAAATAA